In Zhaonella formicivorans, one DNA window encodes the following:
- a CDS encoding chromate transporter has protein sequence MLLKMFMSFLKIGAFSFGGGYAMVALIQKEVVEKHQWLSNGQLIDILAISQMTPGPIAVNSATYVGYKVGGLAGAIAATSGVVLPSFIFILGIAALLKRFTQSGLVEGIFKGIRPVVVALILSAAWLLLPSSFTALSNWLLFGGVLLGLYVWKMDPIILLLASGMAGIIIYS, from the coding sequence ATGCTTCTTAAAATGTTTATGTCTTTCTTGAAAATCGGTGCTTTCAGTTTTGGCGGGGGTTACGCTATGGTCGCTCTCATTCAAAAAGAGGTAGTGGAGAAACACCAATGGTTATCTAACGGCCAGCTAATCGATATTTTGGCGATTTCGCAGATGACGCCAGGGCCAATTGCTGTTAACTCTGCTACTTACGTTGGCTACAAAGTAGGCGGCTTGGCGGGAGCTATTGCCGCAACCAGCGGAGTTGTGTTGCCCTCCTTTATTTTTATTCTGGGGATTGCAGCGCTGCTTAAGCGTTTCACGCAAAGCGGATTGGTAGAAGGTATTTTTAAAGGGATAAGACCGGTGGTGGTGGCGCTAATACTTTCAGCGGCATGGCTTTTGCTTCCCAGTTCTTTTACGGCTTTAAGCAATTGGCTGCTCTTCGGAGGTGTGCTTTTGGGATTATATGTTTGGAAAATGGATCCTATCATTTTACTGTTGGCCAGTGGAATGGCAGGTATCATAATATATAGCTGA
- a CDS encoding chromate transporter, whose translation MSKLGQLFWIFLKIGTFTFGGGYAMIPLIQKEIVDNKKWLSLEEFVDIMAIAQAAPGAIAINAATYSGYKVAGSGGALVAALAATLPSFVILLLVAAFFARFENQPAVIAFFKGVRPAIVALILAAAYSVGKTVLKSAASIGLTIVAFLALIVFNMHPIFVIILGALAGIVYYLYTKLREVEKNAS comes from the coding sequence ATGTCTAAGCTGGGACAATTATTTTGGATTTTTTTAAAGATTGGTACTTTTACCTTTGGCGGCGGTTATGCTATGATACCGCTCATTCAAAAGGAGATAGTTGATAACAAAAAGTGGCTTTCCCTAGAAGAATTTGTTGATATCATGGCTATTGCCCAAGCTGCACCCGGCGCTATCGCTATAAATGCTGCCACCTACTCGGGCTACAAAGTGGCGGGCAGCGGCGGAGCTTTGGTGGCTGCCTTGGCGGCAACATTGCCTTCTTTCGTCATATTATTGCTGGTGGCGGCGTTTTTTGCCCGGTTTGAAAACCAGCCTGCTGTGATTGCCTTTTTTAAAGGGGTTCGGCCTGCCATTGTTGCATTAATCCTTGCAGCAGCTTATTCCGTAGGCAAAACGGTGCTCAAAAGCGCTGCAAGCATAGGACTTACCATAGTTGCTTTTTTAGCTTTAATAGTTTTTAACATGCATCCTATTTTTGTAATTATATTGGGGGCTTTGGCAGGAATTGTATATTATTTATATACAAAGCTGAGAGAGGTTGAAAAAAATGCTTCTTAA
- a CDS encoding YtrH family sporulation protein — protein MELFYQKLILIFFTALGVLLGASLVGSLGAILVGYPPVEIMLKLAREIKIWAIVAAIGGTFTTIEILQLGILEGEIRALIKQLFYLISAFAGAHLGYLIVIYLVGNGQ, from the coding sequence ATGGAACTATTTTACCAAAAACTTATTCTAATCTTTTTTACCGCTTTAGGAGTACTGCTGGGTGCCTCCTTAGTCGGTTCTTTGGGAGCCATTCTGGTAGGATATCCTCCGGTGGAAATTATGCTTAAGTTAGCCCGGGAAATTAAAATCTGGGCTATTGTAGCTGCTATTGGAGGCACTTTTACCACTATTGAAATTTTGCAGTTAGGAATTCTAGAAGGGGAAATCCGAGCCCTGATTAAACAATTATTCTATTTAATAAGCGCCTTTGCCGGGGCACACCTTGGATACCTAATAGTTATTTACTTGGTAGGTAATGGACAATGA
- a CDS encoding sulfurtransferase TusA family protein: MSDRVIDLRGEVCPYTFVKTKLQLEEMVQGQILTIIVDYPPAVKNISKSLKLYGEEILSVNQTQEQEWEIVVKKKSDW; this comes from the coding sequence ATGAGTGACAGAGTAATAGATTTAAGGGGTGAAGTTTGTCCTTACACTTTTGTGAAAACAAAACTACAGCTGGAGGAAATGGTTCAAGGACAAATACTTACAATAATAGTTGATTATCCCCCTGCGGTCAAAAATATTAGCAAAAGCTTGAAACTTTACGGCGAAGAAATATTATCCGTTAATCAAACTCAAGAACAGGAATGGGAAATCGTTGTCAAAAAAAAATCTGACTGGTAG
- a CDS encoding class I SAM-dependent methyltransferase, with amino-acid sequence MGEIFDAVAARYDSWYQTEMGSLVHHLEKTIVYELLAPKPGEKVLDIGCGTGNYALELAQLGLQVTGIDISRGMLSVAQRKAALLKLLINFVAADIMEMELEPESFDKVVSVTALEFFPRPSQILAKAFQALKPGGKMAIGVIAGQSLWSSYYLKRAEEDPQSVFSKATFYTGEELLNLFPCGDRTFKGCLYFPPDLHDFSKDKALAIENDPGIKKQCNPGFVCGLWVKKGN; translated from the coding sequence ATGGGTGAAATATTTGACGCCGTTGCAGCGAGGTATGATTCTTGGTACCAAACAGAAATGGGCAGTTTGGTACACCACTTAGAAAAAACAATAGTTTATGAGTTGCTGGCTCCCAAACCAGGAGAAAAAGTGCTGGACATAGGTTGCGGTACCGGAAATTACGCTTTAGAATTGGCTCAGTTGGGCCTACAGGTTACCGGAATAGATATATCAAGGGGAATGCTCTCTGTTGCCCAAAGAAAGGCTGCGCTTTTAAAGTTACTCATCAACTTTGTAGCGGCTGACATTATGGAAATGGAACTGGAACCCGAATCCTTTGATAAGGTGGTATCTGTGACTGCCCTGGAATTTTTCCCTCGGCCTTCCCAAATCCTGGCCAAGGCCTTTCAAGCCCTCAAACCTGGCGGGAAAATGGCAATCGGAGTCATAGCCGGCCAAAGTTTATGGAGTTCCTATTACCTGAAGCGAGCCGAGGAAGACCCTCAATCAGTATTTAGTAAGGCTACTTTTTATACTGGTGAGGAACTACTAAACCTTTTTCCTTGCGGGGATAGGACTTTTAAGGGGTGCCTTTATTTTCCTCCTGATTTGCACGATTTTTCCAAAGATAAGGCCTTGGCTATAGAAAATGATCCCGGCATAAAAAAACAATGCAATCCAGGATTTGTGTGTGGACTGTGGGTGAAAAAAGGCAACTAG
- a CDS encoding lipoate--protein ligase family protein translates to MVLEQLPEFPGDRPALESIRLGLDSHIQVYEWRGTDVILGRGTRLDPDINLANCGADNIPVRRRLGGGGAVVLMPGVWVITACYKKENKEINIPNTLERIALEIASTLQQLTGCVINLRGMGDLCLGEKKILGSSLYLGRGALLYQGSLLVDADLRLIGRYLNHPSKEPAYRKGRSHEDFVTNLSQVCHVDTELMERMLIAALYRFKP, encoded by the coding sequence ATGGTTTTGGAACAGCTGCCCGAATTTCCCGGGGATAGACCTGCTCTGGAGAGCATAAGACTAGGCTTGGACAGCCATATACAAGTATACGAATGGCGCGGCACAGACGTAATCCTGGGCAGGGGAACACGTTTAGATCCGGACATTAACCTGGCAAATTGCGGAGCCGATAATATTCCTGTGCGGCGCAGGCTGGGCGGGGGAGGAGCAGTGGTACTCATGCCGGGGGTGTGGGTAATTACAGCTTGCTATAAAAAAGAAAACAAGGAAATCAATATTCCAAACACTTTAGAACGGATCGCCCTGGAAATAGCGTCAACCCTACAGCAACTCACCGGTTGTGTAATCAATTTGAGGGGAATGGGCGATCTATGTCTCGGCGAGAAAAAGATTTTAGGTTCCAGCTTATATCTGGGTCGTGGCGCTCTTCTTTATCAAGGGAGTCTTTTGGTGGACGCTGATCTACGGCTCATCGGCAGATATTTAAATCACCCGAGCAAAGAGCCTGCATACCGCAAGGGCAGGAGTCACGAGGATTTTGTCACTAACCTCAGCCAAGTTTGTCACGTAGATACGGAATTAATGGAAAGGATGTTGATTGCCGCGCTTTACCGCTTTAAACCGTAG
- the tatC gene encoding twin-arginine translocase subunit TatC, giving the protein MDDPKLMPLEGHLAELRRVLIVSLTAFLTSSTVIYLSCREMLFQYLTATMRQLELPLVFISVPEAFITKIKICIFFGIVLSLPVLFWQVSSFIFPAIKAGWRRTAVLLVISSYLLFLIGIVFAYQVVVRYALIFLLGSAIGLQPLVTVGRYVDFLFSLLLPFGFVFQLPLIVLGLTKVGIIGPDSLSAKRKYVYFIIFVAAAIMTPPDVISQMFLALPVIVLFEASLFIARFIVKPRHSFQEGGV; this is encoded by the coding sequence ATGGACGATCCCAAGCTGATGCCCCTTGAGGGCCACCTGGCGGAATTGCGTCGGGTCCTTATTGTTTCCTTGACAGCTTTTCTGACCAGCAGTACCGTGATTTACCTGAGCTGCAGAGAGATGCTCTTTCAGTATTTGACTGCCACCATGCGCCAGCTGGAGCTGCCTCTCGTCTTTATCAGTGTTCCGGAAGCATTTATAACAAAAATTAAAATATGCATATTTTTTGGAATTGTCCTTTCCTTGCCGGTGCTCTTTTGGCAGGTCAGTAGTTTTATCTTTCCTGCAATCAAAGCCGGTTGGCGCAGAACGGCAGTCTTGCTAGTGATCAGTTCCTACCTTTTGTTTTTAATTGGAATTGTGTTTGCCTATCAAGTAGTAGTACGCTATGCACTGATATTTCTGCTCGGCTCTGCCATAGGACTGCAGCCTTTAGTAACGGTTGGGCGCTACGTGGATTTCCTGTTTTCGCTGCTCTTGCCATTTGGTTTTGTTTTTCAGCTGCCTTTAATAGTACTGGGTTTAACCAAAGTAGGCATAATCGGTCCCGATAGCCTAAGTGCTAAACGAAAGTATGTATATTTTATCATTTTTGTAGCAGCCGCAATCATGACACCACCCGACGTAATTTCTCAAATGTTTTTGGCTTTACCGGTCATTGTCTTATTTGAAGCCAGCTTATTTATAGCACGCTTTATTGTTAAACCAAGGCACAGTTTTCAGGAAGGAGGAGTATAG
- the tatA gene encoding twin-arginine translocase TatA/TatE family subunit, producing the protein MGFIPSIGFGELILILVLVLLIFGPGKLPEAGRALGKSMMEFRRAVEAPHTKVENHDNELFPARTVGND; encoded by the coding sequence ATGGGCTTTATCCCAAGTATCGGCTTTGGAGAGTTAATTTTGATTTTAGTCTTAGTATTATTAATCTTTGGGCCGGGGAAATTGCCGGAAGCGGGACGTGCCTTAGGTAAAAGCATGATGGAATTTAGACGGGCGGTCGAAGCACCGCATACTAAAGTAGAAAACCACGACAATGAATTGTTCCCAGCTAGGACTGTTGGTAATGATTAA
- a CDS encoding response regulator transcription factor translates to MDGAKILIVDDEPDILKILSHRLCKEGYKIVTATDGEEALLKFDEEAPDLIVLDLMLPKLDGFEVCRIIRQRSNVPIIILSARGDELDKLIGFRMGVDDYQTKPFSPAELALRIQAVLRRLNEHKQLQRPGTREELVAGNLYIDRGRRIVKIGDRPINLTAKEFECLWVMASHPNHVFSREQLVEQVWESDYPGDANNVTSLISRLREKIESDPNNPEYIKTVWGVGYKFGKEA, encoded by the coding sequence ATGGATGGAGCTAAAATACTCATAGTTGATGATGAGCCCGACATTTTAAAAATCCTGTCTCATCGTCTCTGTAAGGAAGGGTACAAAATAGTCACTGCAACCGATGGTGAGGAAGCGCTGCTCAAATTTGATGAAGAAGCTCCTGATTTAATAGTTTTGGATTTGATGCTGCCTAAGTTGGACGGCTTTGAGGTATGCAGGATTATCCGGCAGCGTTCCAATGTGCCAATTATCATTCTTTCTGCCCGGGGTGATGAGCTGGATAAGCTCATCGGTTTTAGAATGGGCGTAGATGATTATCAAACCAAACCATTCAGCCCGGCCGAACTGGCTTTACGTATTCAGGCAGTTTTGCGACGCTTAAACGAACATAAACAATTGCAGCGACCAGGTACCAGGGAAGAGTTGGTAGCCGGCAATCTATATATTGACCGGGGAAGAAGGATAGTAAAGATCGGTGACAGGCCGATTAATTTAACAGCAAAAGAATTTGAATGTCTTTGGGTCATGGCCTCCCATCCCAACCACGTTTTTAGCAGGGAGCAACTGGTAGAGCAAGTTTGGGAAAGCGATTACCCCGGTGATGCCAATAATGTTACTTCTCTGATTAGCCGGCTGCGGGAAAAAATTGAATCGGACCCCAATAACCCGGAATACATTAAGACAGTCTGGGGGGTTGGTTATAAATTTGGCAAAGAGGCGTGA